The Rhododendron vialii isolate Sample 1 chromosome 6a, ASM3025357v1 genome includes a window with the following:
- the LOC131330853 gene encoding uncharacterized protein LOC131330853 isoform X2 yields MSSLTVRLSLFSQSLSSSSSPVLVSCRSNRLCSSSTRFPRKINSRGRFTLRATSSDSPQYNSANSNGNSTPNGGDSKPPNGSLKSRKDILLEYVKNVQPEFMELFVKRAPQQVVDAMRQTVTNMIGTLPPQFFAVTVTTVAENLAQLMYSVLMTGYMFSNAQYRLELQQSLDQVALPEVEEKKDVPDYAPGTQKKVSGEVIRWNNVSGAERIDAVKYIELLEAEIEELNRQVGRKSANGPNELLDYLKSLEPQNLKELTNTAGDDVVLAMNTFIKRLLAVKDPGQMKTSVTETSAPELAKLLYWLMVVGYSIRNIEVRFDMERVLGTSPKLAELPPAENI; encoded by the exons ATGTCGTCTCTGACAGTGAGACTGTCATTATTTTCACagtctctttcttcttcttcttcgcccGTTCTCGTTTCATGTCGAAGTAATCGGTTGTGTTCTTCTTCAACCAGATTTCCGAGGAAGATAAACAGTAGAGGAAGATTCACTTTGAGAGCTACTTCTTCCGATTCTCCTCAGTACAACAGCGCAAACAGCAATGGAAACAGCACTCCTAACGGCGGCGATTCTAAACCCCCAAACGGCAGTCTG AAGAGCAGGAAGGATATTCTGTTGGAGTATGTGAAAAATGTGCAGCCAGAGTTCATGGAGTTGTTTGTGAAAAGGGCACCCCAGCAG gtAGTTGATGCTATGCGGCAAACAGTAACGAATATGATTGGAACACTGCCTCCTCAATTCTTCGCGGTGACAGTGACCACT GTTGCAGAAAATCTTGCGCAGCTCATGTACAGTGTTTTGATGACTGGATATATGTTCAGTAATGCACAATATCGGTTAGAATTGCAACAGAGTTTGGATCAAGTTGCTCTTCCCGAGGTTGAAGAGAAGAAG GATGTGCCAGATTATGCACCGGGTACGCAAAAAAAGGTCTCAGGTGAAGTTATAAGGTGGAATAACGTTTCCGGAGCTGAGAGAATAGATGCAGTGAAATATATTGAGTTACTTGAAGCAGAAATTGAGGAACTCAATCGTCAAGTAGGAAGAAAATCTGCAAATGGGCCAAATGAATTACTGGACTATCTCAAGTCGCTTGAGCCCCAAAATCTGAAG GAATTAACGAATACTGCCGGTGATGATGTTGTTCTGGCAATGAACACATTTATTAAACGTCTTTTGGCTGTTAAAGATCCTGGACAAATGAAG ACAAGCGTGACGGAAACTAGTGCGCCAGAACTCGCAAAACTCCTTTATTGGCTGATGGTGGTCGGATACAGCATTCGCAACATTGAGGTTCGTTTTGATATGGAACGAGTACTTGGCACTTCACCAAAGCTTGCGGAGTTGCCTCCAGCCGAGAATATTTAG
- the LOC131330853 gene encoding uncharacterized protein LOC131330853 isoform X1, with translation MSSLTVRLSLFSQSLSSSSSPVLVSCRSNRLCSSSTRFPRKINSRGRFTLRATSSDSPQYNSANSNGNSTPNGGDSKPPNGSLQKSRKDILLEYVKNVQPEFMELFVKRAPQQVVDAMRQTVTNMIGTLPPQFFAVTVTTVAENLAQLMYSVLMTGYMFSNAQYRLELQQSLDQVALPEVEEKKDVPDYAPGTQKKVSGEVIRWNNVSGAERIDAVKYIELLEAEIEELNRQVGRKSANGPNELLDYLKSLEPQNLKELTNTAGDDVVLAMNTFIKRLLAVKDPGQMKTSVTETSAPELAKLLYWLMVVGYSIRNIEVRFDMERVLGTSPKLAELPPAENI, from the exons ATGTCGTCTCTGACAGTGAGACTGTCATTATTTTCACagtctctttcttcttcttcttcgcccGTTCTCGTTTCATGTCGAAGTAATCGGTTGTGTTCTTCTTCAACCAGATTTCCGAGGAAGATAAACAGTAGAGGAAGATTCACTTTGAGAGCTACTTCTTCCGATTCTCCTCAGTACAACAGCGCAAACAGCAATGGAAACAGCACTCCTAACGGCGGCGATTCTAAACCCCCAAACGGCAGTCTG CAGAAGAGCAGGAAGGATATTCTGTTGGAGTATGTGAAAAATGTGCAGCCAGAGTTCATGGAGTTGTTTGTGAAAAGGGCACCCCAGCAG gtAGTTGATGCTATGCGGCAAACAGTAACGAATATGATTGGAACACTGCCTCCTCAATTCTTCGCGGTGACAGTGACCACT GTTGCAGAAAATCTTGCGCAGCTCATGTACAGTGTTTTGATGACTGGATATATGTTCAGTAATGCACAATATCGGTTAGAATTGCAACAGAGTTTGGATCAAGTTGCTCTTCCCGAGGTTGAAGAGAAGAAG GATGTGCCAGATTATGCACCGGGTACGCAAAAAAAGGTCTCAGGTGAAGTTATAAGGTGGAATAACGTTTCCGGAGCTGAGAGAATAGATGCAGTGAAATATATTGAGTTACTTGAAGCAGAAATTGAGGAACTCAATCGTCAAGTAGGAAGAAAATCTGCAAATGGGCCAAATGAATTACTGGACTATCTCAAGTCGCTTGAGCCCCAAAATCTGAAG GAATTAACGAATACTGCCGGTGATGATGTTGTTCTGGCAATGAACACATTTATTAAACGTCTTTTGGCTGTTAAAGATCCTGGACAAATGAAG ACAAGCGTGACGGAAACTAGTGCGCCAGAACTCGCAAAACTCCTTTATTGGCTGATGGTGGTCGGATACAGCATTCGCAACATTGAGGTTCGTTTTGATATGGAACGAGTACTTGGCACTTCACCAAAGCTTGCGGAGTTGCCTCCAGCCGAGAATATTTAG
- the LOC131330853 gene encoding uncharacterized protein LOC131330853 isoform X3, producing the protein MELFVKRAPQQVVDAMRQTVTNMIGTLPPQFFAVTVTTVAENLAQLMYSVLMTGYMFSNAQYRLELQQSLDQVALPEVEEKKDVPDYAPGTQKKVSGEVIRWNNVSGAERIDAVKYIELLEAEIEELNRQVGRKSANGPNELLDYLKSLEPQNLKELTNTAGDDVVLAMNTFIKRLLAVKDPGQMKTSVTETSAPELAKLLYWLMVVGYSIRNIEVRFDMERVLGTSPKLAELPPAENI; encoded by the exons ATGGAGTTGTTTGTGAAAAGGGCACCCCAGCAG gtAGTTGATGCTATGCGGCAAACAGTAACGAATATGATTGGAACACTGCCTCCTCAATTCTTCGCGGTGACAGTGACCACT GTTGCAGAAAATCTTGCGCAGCTCATGTACAGTGTTTTGATGACTGGATATATGTTCAGTAATGCACAATATCGGTTAGAATTGCAACAGAGTTTGGATCAAGTTGCTCTTCCCGAGGTTGAAGAGAAGAAG GATGTGCCAGATTATGCACCGGGTACGCAAAAAAAGGTCTCAGGTGAAGTTATAAGGTGGAATAACGTTTCCGGAGCTGAGAGAATAGATGCAGTGAAATATATTGAGTTACTTGAAGCAGAAATTGAGGAACTCAATCGTCAAGTAGGAAGAAAATCTGCAAATGGGCCAAATGAATTACTGGACTATCTCAAGTCGCTTGAGCCCCAAAATCTGAAG GAATTAACGAATACTGCCGGTGATGATGTTGTTCTGGCAATGAACACATTTATTAAACGTCTTTTGGCTGTTAAAGATCCTGGACAAATGAAG ACAAGCGTGACGGAAACTAGTGCGCCAGAACTCGCAAAACTCCTTTATTGGCTGATGGTGGTCGGATACAGCATTCGCAACATTGAGGTTCGTTTTGATATGGAACGAGTACTTGGCACTTCACCAAAGCTTGCGGAGTTGCCTCCAGCCGAGAATATTTAG